From the Candidatus Auribacterota bacterium genome, the window CCTGAATGAGGGATCCATCCTCTACATGCCGACCACACTCCCGGGGCTCTCGGTTACCGAGGCGGGCAAACTGCTCCAGACGCAGGATAAGATTCTCCGGTCATTCCCCGAGGTCGAGAGGGTCTTCGGCAAGGCGGGGAGGGCGACCACCGCAACAGACCCGGCGCCCTTCTCCATGATGGAGACGACGGTGATTCTGAAGGATAGAAGGCAGTGGCGTCCCGGGATGACCTGGGAAAAACTGATCCATGAGATGGACGAGAAAATGAAGATCCCCGGCACCACCAACGCATGGACCATGCCAATCAAGGCGCGTATCGACATGCTGACCACGGGGGTGCGCACTCCGGTGGGCATAAAGATTTACGGCTCGAACCTGGATGAGATAGAAAAAATCGGCACCCATATCGAACAGGTCCTGCAGTCGGTGCCGGGCACACGCAGCGTGTACGCCGAGAGGGTGACGGGGGGTTACTACCTCGACTTCGATATAAAGCGTGACCAGATTGCCCGTTATGGCCTCACCGTCGAAGATGTCAATGATGTCATCATGTATGCCATCGGCGGGGAAAACATCACCACAACCATCGAGGGACGCGAGCGTTATCCCGTGAATGTGCGCTATAGCCGCGAACTGCGAGATGATATCGAGAAATTGAAGCGCGTGCTGGTTTCGACCATGGATGATGCGCAGATCCCGATTGCCCAGCTCGCCGATATCAGTCTCAAGCTCGGCCCTTCAATGATACGAGATGAGAACGGATTGCTCTCAGGTTACGTGTACGTGGATATGACGGGACGCGACATCGGGAGCTACGTGAAAGACGCGAAAAGGGCGGTGAGTGAAAAGATCAAACTCCCCACCGGTTATTCACTCACCTGGTCGGGCCAGTATGAGTACATGCAAAGGGTGAAGGACAGGTTAAAAATATTCGTGCCGCTCACCGTGTTTGTCATTTTCATCCTTTACTTTTTTACCTTCAAATCCATCACCGAGACACTGATCGTGATGATGTCGGTGCCCTTCGCACTCATCGGCGGTATCTGGTATCTATTCCTGCTGCACTACAATATGAGCATCGCAGTGTGGGTGGGGCTGATAGCCCTCGCCGGCGTCGCCGCCGAGACGGGGTCCATCATGATCGTATATTTGGACGAAGCCTATGCGCGCCGGAAATCTGAAGGCAAGATGCTATCCCTCGCGGACCTCTATGATGCGGTGATGGAGGGGGCGGTCCAGAGGCTCAGACCCAAGCTGATGACGGTCGGGGCGAACATATTCGGACTCATGCCAGTGATGCTGAGCGTCGGCACGGGCGCGGATGTGATGAAGAGGATAGCCGCGCCGCTGATCGGAGGACTCACCTCCTCCACGATCCTCACGCTCGTGGTGTTGCCGGCGATTTATACTCTTTGGAAATATCATTCGGAGATTAAATACGTTTCAACCCCGCACACGTGACCGTGATACCTGTTAGCCAAAAATCATTCTACCGCCTCACCGCCGATGAAACGGCCGCAGCGCTGCAGGTCGACACGCGAACCGGCCTGTCCGAAGGTGAGACCAGCGCGCGCCTTGAACAGTATGGCCCGAATCAGCTTCAGGAAAAGAAAGGCACCACTCCGCTCCAGATATTTATCGAGCAGTTCCAGGATTTCATCATCTGGGTTCTCATCGGCGCGGCGCTGGTGTCGGGCTTTTTGCAGGAGTGGATTGACGCGCTCGCAATCATTGCGATCGTTATCATCAATGCAATCCTGGGCTTCGTTCAGGAATACCGCGCGGAAAAATCCCTTGCCGCCTTAAAAAAGCTCTCCTCCCCCACTTCAAAAGTTATTCGCGACGGCCAACACGGCATCATCCCCTCGAGCGAACTTGTTCCAGGCGATCTCGTTGAACTTGAGGCGGGGGACAATGTTCCTGCTGACAGCCGCCTTGTCTGGCTTACCGCCAATTTCAGCGTCCATGAGGCAAGCCTCACGGGGGAATCAACCCCCGTCCTGAAAACAGTCCACTCCCTGGAAGAGAAAGAGGTCCCGCTCGCCGACAGAGCTAACATGGTGTATCTGGGCACTTCGATTTCATTCGGGAAGGCGCGCGCGCTCGTCACCGGGACAGGCATGCAGACCGAGCTCGGAAAAATCGCTCATATGATTCAGGAAATAGAGCACGAGGCGACTCCCTTACAGCGAAAGCTCGAAGCGTTCGGGAAATGGATTGTGTATCTCTGCTTTGCGCTGGTGGCAATGGTGTTTGCACTGGGCCTGCTCCGCGGGGGGAAGGTTCTCGATATGTTTCTCACCGCCGTGAGCCTTGCGGTCGCGGCGATCCCTGAGGGATTGCCGGCAGTGGTGACGATCGCTCTGGCCCTGGGCGTCCAGCGCATGGTCAGGCGCCACGCGCTGATCAGAAAGCTCCCCTCAGTCGAAACACTCGGCTGCGCGACGGTCATATGCTCGGATAAAACCGGAACTTTGACCAAGAACGAGATGACCGCCCAGGCTATCTATACGGGGGGCAGCCTGTTCAGGATAACCGGAATAGGCTATGAGCCAACCGGGGAGTTCCTGCTCGATAATGATCCTGCAAGGCTCGACGATCACCCCGCGCTCTCTGAAACTCTGAAGTGCGCCGCGCTGTGCAATAGCGCTCAGCTCGTTAAGGATAACGGCGGATACAAGATAGTCGGTGATCCCACCGAAGGAGCTCTCCTGACTGCCGCGGCAAAGGCAGATATATGGAAAAACAGAATCGAGGAGGCACTTCCCTTTATTGAGGAAATACCGTTCGATTCCGAGCGTAAGAAGATGACGATGGTGCGGAAACGAGACGGACAGCTCATCGCTTTCGTCAAAGGGGCGCCCGATATATTGATCGACGATTGCACCGCCCTGTTCGAACGGAGCGGCATTAGAACGCTCTCGGTGGAAGACAGAAAGGCGATTCTTGCATCGAACAGCGCCCTGGCTGACCAGGCGATGCGGGTTCTGGCAGTCGCCTACAGGATATTCGAGACTCCTCCCGAAGACTATGAGCCACGTACTATTGAGAAGAATCTCACGTTTGTGGGATTGATCGCCATGATCGATCCGCCCCGGGAAGAGGTCAAGGCCGCCATAGCAGAATGCAAAAGCGCCGGGATCAAGACGGTGATGATCACCGGGGATCATAAGAACACCGCCGTTGCCATCGCACGGCAGCTCGGGTTTTTTAAGGATGACTCCATCGCGCTAAGCGGCGAGGAAATGGACAAACTGGGCGAGGCCGAATTCGCCAACGAGGTCGCGAGAGTCCCCGTTTATGCTCGCGTGTCACCCGAACATAAGTTGCGGATCGTGCGCGCGTGGCGAACAAGAGGCGATATTGTCGCAATGACGGGAGACGGGGTAAATGACGCCCCCGCGGTAAAAGAAGCTGATATCGGCGTCGCGATGGGGATAACGGGGACCGACGTCACCAAGGAAGTGTCAGATATGGTGATCACCGATGACAACTTCGCGTCGATCGTTGCGGCCGTTGAGGAGGGGCGGGGCATCTACAGCAATATACAGAAATTCATCCACTATCTCCTTTCCTGCAACGCAGGGGAGATACTCGTCATGTTCGTCTCTTCGCTGGTAGGTTGGCCGTTGCCGCTTCTCCCCATTCAGATCCTCTGGGTCAACCTCGTGACAGACGGCCTCCCCGCCCTCGCGTTGGGCGTCGATCCCGTGGATCCGGGGATCATGGACCGCCCTCCACGCCCACCGCACGAGGCGGTCGTCACCAGGCAGCGGGCGTACATAATGCTTTTGCAGGGTGCCTTCATTGCGCTATGCAGTCTCGCCGCGTTCCACTTTGTATTCTGTATCGAAAAGGAAGGAATTGAGCGCGCGCGGACAGCCGCATTCATCGTGCTCGCGGTATCACAGCTCTTCCACTCGTTCAACTGCCGGTCGATGACGGAATCGCTCTTCCGGCTCGGCATCTTTTCAAATGGGAAGCTCGTCATCGCCACGGCGCTGTCGTTCGCTCTCCAAATGGGGGTGGTCTACGTCCCATTTCTGCAGGGGATCTTCAAGACGGAGGTTCTCGGGATTTTTGACTGGCTGCTTGTAGTCGCGATCTCGTCTCTGCCCCTCTGGGCGATGGAGATCGTGAAGGCAGTGAACAGGAGGGTGCACTTTCTGAGGTCTCTTTAGGCCGTTATGTCGGCACCACCGGCGGCGCGCGCCAGGGTCACGGCGTGGCCGGTGATGCGCCTCAGCGCATCCAGGATATCCAGGAATATGGCGGAGCTCCTGATCTCGCACGCGCCGGACATAAGCCTCTTCTCGTGCTCAATGCTGAAATTGCTGATCATCAGCTTAACCGCGCGGCCCTTTTCCGCTACCGTTGACGACAGGCCCCCCTCCCCTCCCCTGACTGCCTGAATGGCGCGGTGCAGGAGCGAATCCACCTCGGCGTGAAGATCCTCGATCTCCTTGAACGCATCGTCACTGAAGAGCAAACCCTCCTTTATTTTCGCCATGGCCGATTCGCAGTAATCCTCTATGCACCCGCTGACCAATTTCAACTGGCTGACCGCGCCGATGTCCGATTGTATGCCCGCCCGTTCACCATCGGGGCGCCCCTCTGCGAGGGCGACGAGAGACGCCGTGAGCCTCTCGGCCTCCCGCTCAACCGCCTGCCCTCCTTCGAGGGCCTGCCGGAGGCTCTCCGCGCGGAAGCGGCCAAAGCCCTCCACCGCGAGCCTGAACAACCGCTCGATCTTCTCCGCCATCTCGCAGATCTCTCCGAGGAGGGTATCCCGGCGACCCAGGAATCCGTTGCGCGCCACTTCTGCCATAGAGGCCCTCACTATCCGATGTCTGCCCTCACCGGGGATTATGCCTGAATCTGAATACCAGAACCGTGATCAGCACCCAGAAGCATACGTCGTACCCGCTGATCGCTTTTTCCATCTCGGTGAGCAGGCTTATCCCCGGTCGAATATCACCGCCGGTTGCTATCAGAGAGTCAATGACTTTGAATATGAAAGTGCCGACGCGGAGCACGACGCTGAACAATGCACACGCGAACACCGATTCGACGAACTTATAACCACACCGTACCAGGAAACCCTCTGATCGACCCGGTTCCTTATCCGCTCGGGCAACGTGGCGAGCGGAGCTGGGTTCGCCCATGGGCGACGCCCCCCCAGAGAAGCGGGGCTGCCCCATGCGCGAGAATCGCAGCTCGCCTCTCTCCAGCGGACCACCGCACTTCGCGCAGGTGCTCCCGCCGAAATAATCGATCTCACAGCGGCTACAATACATCAGTCAGTTCCCCCAAACGATTCAATCGCCTTCCGCTCATCGTCGTAGATAGAAAAGATATCTTGCAGGCGGGCCATCTCAAGGACGTTTCGGGGGGCTCCCTTCAGATTGAGGAGTTTCAAACCGCCCCGCTGCGCGTCCAGGCGCTTCTGTTCAGAGAGCAGGACCCCTATGGTCGAGCTGTCTATGTAGGTAACCTTTCCAAGATCCACCACGATCCTGGTAATTTTGCGGTTGATGTACTCGTCGATAATCTTCCTGAGTTCACCACAGTTATAGATATCGATCTCTCCGGCCATCTCGATAATCCCCACCCTCCCCTCTTCGCGCACGAGCACTTCCATCTTGCCCATCATCCCGAGTATCTTCCGCTTCATATTCCCTCCGATCATTGAGTTAGTTTAACCACTGAAGACACTGAAAATAACCTTCAATTTTTCCTCAGTGTACTCAGTGCCCTCAGTGGTTATTAGTTGCTTTACTTTTCTGTGGCGCCCACGGTGATGTAGTCCTTCATCTTCTCATACTTCTTCCGTCCTATTCCAGGCACCCTCTCGAGCTCAGCCGTGCTGCGAAACGGCCCTCGCGCGCGTTCGAGGGCGATCGCCTCTGCCATCTTATCACCGATGCCGGGGATTGTCGCCAGTTCATCCTGTGCGGCGGTGTTGATATCAATGCGCTTCACCTGCACAGGCCTCCGCACGCGCCTCAGGGCCGTTTCCCTGTTCCGCTCCCTCGCGGCGATCTCCTCACCCGCGCGGGGTACGTACACGAGCTCGTTTTCAACGAGCGCGACAGGAGAATCCAGGTACTCCAGCGCCGCATCCCCCTGCGGCCCGGCGGCGATGGCGGCAGCTCGGGCCATACTCCCCTTCGCTACCCTGTACGCTCCAGGCCGTTCAACGGCGCCCGCGACCGTCACGACTAACGCGTCTCGCGCCCCGATCTGCGACGGTGAAAGGAATATCTGCGGATACCTGACGTATCCGAGGAGCAGGGCAGCGGGAATCAGGACCGCGAGAATGATAAAAACCGCCAGCCGCTCCTCAAAATAAAACTTCATGTTTTGAAATTAAACCACAGATGAACACAGATACACACAGTACCTTATCGGAATACTATATGCACATATTTTCGCCGCAGATGTACGCAGATGAACGCGGATTACTATAGAATAGACTACTACATTGTTAAACTAGTTATTGATAGTTGTTATACCTCATGGTATTATCTTCTAAAGAGAGGAGATACCCATGAGCCAAAAAAGCCACCGCGTTAAGTTGACTGAACATGAACGACAGTATTTGCAGAAGATCGTAGCGTCGGGCAAAGACA encodes:
- a CDS encoding calcium-transporting P-type ATPase, PMR1-type: MIPVSQKSFYRLTADETAAALQVDTRTGLSEGETSARLEQYGPNQLQEKKGTTPLQIFIEQFQDFIIWVLIGAALVSGFLQEWIDALAIIAIVIINAILGFVQEYRAEKSLAALKKLSSPTSKVIRDGQHGIIPSSELVPGDLVELEAGDNVPADSRLVWLTANFSVHEASLTGESTPVLKTVHSLEEKEVPLADRANMVYLGTSISFGKARALVTGTGMQTELGKIAHMIQEIEHEATPLQRKLEAFGKWIVYLCFALVAMVFALGLLRGGKVLDMFLTAVSLAVAAIPEGLPAVVTIALALGVQRMVRRHALIRKLPSVETLGCATVICSDKTGTLTKNEMTAQAIYTGGSLFRITGIGYEPTGEFLLDNDPARLDDHPALSETLKCAALCNSAQLVKDNGGYKIVGDPTEGALLTAAAKADIWKNRIEEALPFIEEIPFDSERKKMTMVRKRDGQLIAFVKGAPDILIDDCTALFERSGIRTLSVEDRKAILASNSALADQAMRVLAVAYRIFETPPEDYEPRTIEKNLTFVGLIAMIDPPREEVKAAIAECKSAGIKTVMITGDHKNTAVAIARQLGFFKDDSIALSGEEMDKLGEAEFANEVARVPVYARVSPEHKLRIVRAWRTRGDIVAMTGDGVNDAPAVKEADIGVAMGITGTDVTKEVSDMVITDDNFASIVAAVEEGRGIYSNIQKFIHYLLSCNAGEILVMFVSSLVGWPLPLLPIQILWVNLVTDGLPALALGVDPVDPGIMDRPPRPPHEAVVTRQRAYIMLLQGAFIALCSLAAFHFVFCIEKEGIERARTAAFIVLAVSQLFHSFNCRSMTESLFRLGIFSNGKLVIATALSFALQMGVVYVPFLQGIFKTEVLGIFDWLLVVAISSLPLWAMEIVKAVNRRVHFLRSL
- a CDS encoding STAS domain-containing protein; translation: MKRKILGMMGKMEVLVREEGRVGIIEMAGEIDIYNCGELRKIIDEYINRKITRIVVDLGKVTYIDSSTIGVLLSEQKRLDAQRGGLKLLNLKGAPRNVLEMARLQDIFSIYDDERKAIESFGGTD
- a CDS encoding helix-hairpin-helix domain-containing protein, with product MKFYFEERLAVFIILAVLIPAALLLGYVRYPQIFLSPSQIGARDALVVTVAGAVERPGAYRVAKGSMARAAAIAAGPQGDAALEYLDSPVALVENELVYVPRAGEEIAARERNRETALRRVRRPVQVKRIDINTAAQDELATIPGIGDKMAEAIALERARGPFRSTAELERVPGIGRKKYEKMKDYITVGATEK